One genomic segment of Gottschalkia acidurici 9a includes these proteins:
- a CDS encoding M16 family metallopeptidase, translating into MYNKKTLENGLRIVTEYIPYVKSVSIGIWVEAGSIRENVHNNGVTHFIEHMIFKGTEKRTAKEIAESIDNIGGQINAFTSKECTCYYVKVLDNHLSDAIEILADMLFNSKFDEEEMKKEKGVILEEIKMYEDSPEDLVTDLLAKSIFNNHQLGMPILGSSETLNNLTREDILDYYKTYYTPENTVISIAGNFKEEDIMDLIKEYFGNWEPNQKNLEVNNPPKIDRNIISKVKDIEQMHLCLGMEGINSGNMDLYPLLVLNNIFGGGMSSRLFQTVREDMGLAYSIYSYMYSYKDVGVFSIYAGMNKENILTVSEIIVKNINEIKKNLINEEEMNKSKEQLKGNYILGLESTFSRMSYIGRSELLLGRTDTPEELLEKIDKVKIEDIRKIVDKVFSKDSLNISIVGNIEDEEKLAKELNLIYDKII; encoded by the coding sequence ATGTATAATAAAAAAACATTAGAAAACGGCTTAAGAATAGTAACAGAATATATACCTTATGTAAAATCAGTATCTATAGGAATATGGGTTGAGGCTGGATCGATAAGGGAAAATGTTCATAATAATGGAGTTACACACTTTATTGAACATATGATATTTAAGGGAACTGAAAAGAGAACAGCTAAAGAAATAGCAGAAAGCATAGATAATATAGGAGGACAAATAAATGCCTTCACAAGCAAAGAGTGCACTTGCTATTACGTAAAAGTATTAGATAATCATTTATCGGACGCTATAGAGATATTAGCAGATATGCTATTTAACTCTAAGTTTGATGAAGAAGAAATGAAGAAAGAAAAGGGTGTAATATTAGAAGAAATCAAGATGTACGAAGATTCACCAGAAGATTTAGTGACTGATTTACTAGCAAAGAGCATTTTCAATAATCATCAACTGGGAATGCCTATACTAGGAAGTAGTGAAACTCTAAACAATTTAACTAGAGAAGATATATTAGATTATTATAAAACTTATTATACACCAGAGAATACAGTGATATCTATAGCTGGTAACTTTAAAGAAGAAGATATAATGGACTTAATAAAAGAGTATTTTGGAAATTGGGAGCCAAATCAGAAAAACTTAGAGGTTAATAATCCACCTAAAATAGATAGAAATATAATAAGTAAAGTTAAAGATATAGAACAAATGCATTTATGCCTAGGTATGGAGGGTATAAATAGTGGTAATATGGACTTATACCCCCTCTTAGTATTAAACAACATATTTGGAGGTGGAATGAGTTCAAGGTTATTTCAAACGGTTAGAGAAGATATGGGATTAGCTTACTCTATATACTCATATATGTATTCATATAAAGATGTAGGTGTATTCTCTATATATGCTGGTATGAATAAAGAAAATATACTAACAGTGTCTGAAATTATAGTAAAAAATATAAATGAAATAAAGAAGAACTTAATAAATGAGGAAGAAATGAATAAATCTAAAGAACAACTAAAGGGAAACTATATACTTGGTCTTGAAAGTACATTTAGCCGAATGTCTTATATAGGTAGATCTGAACTATTACTAGGTAGAACAGATACACCAGAAGAGTTATTAGAAAAAATAGATAAGGTCAAAATAGAAGATATAAGAAAAATAGTAGATAAGGTTTTTAGTAAGGATTCTCTGAATATATCAATAGTTGGAAATATAGAAGATGAAGAAAAGTTGGCAAAAGAACTAAATCTAATATATGATAAAATAATATAA
- a CDS encoding polysaccharide deacetylase family protein encodes MKIFYIRHKTLYKIAIGLTILLLLLSFLVISMGSKSQETFFRDDVYYKGNKKANTIAFACNIDWGEEHIPKMMEIFKENDIKITFFPTGRWAEKNQELIREIQSNGHEIGNHGYLHKDYDKLNFEENKEQILKADEIIKEIIGTSPKYFAPPSGAFNDDTVKAAKDLNYSVIMWSIDTIDWREDSTKDVIVDRVVSKADDSGIVLMHPTEETVKALPEMIKLLKEKGYEIGGINDIIE; translated from the coding sequence ATGAAAATATTTTATATAAGGCATAAGACTTTATACAAAATAGCAATAGGATTAACTATACTTTTACTCTTACTATCTTTTTTAGTAATTAGCATGGGAAGCAAATCACAAGAAACATTTTTTCGTGATGATGTGTATTACAAAGGAAATAAAAAGGCAAATACTATAGCATTTGCTTGTAATATAGATTGGGGTGAGGAACATATACCTAAAATGATGGAGATCTTTAAAGAGAATGATATTAAAATAACATTTTTCCCTACAGGAAGGTGGGCAGAAAAAAATCAAGAATTAATAAGAGAAATACAGAGTAATGGGCATGAAATAGGAAATCATGGATATTTACATAAAGACTATGATAAATTAAACTTTGAAGAAAATAAAGAGCAGATATTAAAGGCTGATGAAATAATAAAAGAAATTATAGGTACTTCACCTAAGTATTTTGCACCACCGTCAGGTGCTTTTAATGATGATACTGTAAAGGCTGCTAAAGATTTAAACTATAGTGTTATTATGTGGAGTATAGATACCATAGACTGGAGAGAAGATAGTACTAAGGATGTAATCGTGGATAGGGTTGTAAGTAAAGCAGATGACTCTGGAATAGTACTTATGCATCCTACAGAAGAAACTGTTAAGGCATTACCTGAAATGATAAAGCTCTTAAAAGAAAAAGGCTATGAGATTGGAGGAATTAATGATATCATAGAATAA
- a CDS encoding YlmC/YmxH family sporulation protein: MRLSELGGKEIVNLNDGGRLGVINDSDLVIDTKNGKILSLLVPDRNQFRLFGDKDEVEIPWDSIRKIGEDMMIIEFNKK; the protein is encoded by the coding sequence ATGAGATTAAGTGAACTTGGAGGAAAAGAAATAGTAAATTTAAATGATGGAGGAAGATTAGGAGTAATAAATGATTCAGATTTAGTTATAGATACAAAAAACGGAAAGATATTATCGTTATTAGTACCAGATAGAAATCAATTTAGATTATTTGGAGATAAAGATGAAGTTGAAATTCCTTGGGATAGCATAAGAAAAATAGGAGAAGATATGATGATAATAGAATTTAATAAAAAATAA